In the genome of Crassostrea angulata isolate pt1a10 chromosome 6, ASM2561291v2, whole genome shotgun sequence, the window CACAGAACTTCCAACACATACATATAAATACATCACGTTGTACAACACAAAGCTCACAAATTAATTAAGGTGAATAGCTGTGGAATAACTGAACTGGCTGATATATTTTACTAACCTCAAAGGTTTTTTGGAGACTGGACATACAAGCACTTCAAGGATAGTTTCGTCAAATGGAGTGTTATAAAAAAGGGAGGTTGAAAATCTTGCAGttggaaaatttattaaattccgtcctgaattaaaatgaaaaatattataagTATGCAAAATCGCACGCAAATGATACAACAATAAATCATCTTAGATGGCTGGATGGTTGCCATTTACAAACTACATTGATCTCCAAAAGAAGACGAGCTCCGTAATAAAGtgtatataggaaaatgttcatattttaaacctaaaataGACAATTTGTTGTCCAACTAGcctctttaatatttaaaacgtGTTACAAAGAATATATTCactatatacaattttaacacttttagGCTTCCGTACATTAGAGAAgttgaataaaagtttaattttggttattcaaacattacatatttataataaaattatgtgtttttataataccGTGTCCAAGTAAAGTTGATAATCCtcgaaaaatcatttttagcaATGAAACCTAGGAATTATAGTTATATACATCTAATTCCTGCAATGCTGCTCCTCACTTTACCAATTGCACAATATTTCTGCCTTCTCGAACAGAAGAGTTACAAGAGGTATGTAGTTTTGTCGCTGTTTTCGCAGTAAATAGTTTCTAGCTTTCTGTCTGGAAATAAATCTAACGACAACATTAACATTTGGTTAAGGATCGGAGGTTTGTATGGACAATCATTAACtgtaggtctgtagctcccggtctgaaaaaatcggatggacgacctgtgagctacatgtacatcagcAGCTGatcaggtccagtacaatctccAGATTTAGCTATACAGTTTGAATAAGctaaatagctttattaagctattcaGAGTAGCTTCATTTAGCtattttgtcatacatttttcttaaatttgtaattttatcagtatgtataaaaaatcgCACTTTAGTCCAGTGatagttttcaactttgaactgttcTGAAAACAATGCATGTAAAGAATACTCATCAGTTTGCGTCTCCTTAAGAGACTTTGCACTAAAAGTTTGGGGGCAACTGATTCATGACCACACAGTTGAAATATAAAGGAGGTCAGTTATGGTAAACAAGATAaattgattggtaataatttATCACAATGAGAAGAAATCATACTTATCCACGCCTCATTGCACACAAAGTGGTAAACAGTTACCCAAAcaatggaaatatattttttgcttataaGTGTTTAAAAGCTGCAGTGTTAAAACTATCTTTAATTGTGGTCAAGTTTATAATGGTCAATTGTGCAAATATGAGTAGCAAGTTAATTgcgattttttattcatttcttacaataaatatttgctTCAAAAACTGTACATATATAACTTTATCAAGCTATTTTGAATAGCTTTATATAGCTATATAGCTttttcaagctatatagctaaatcaagaGATTGTAATGGACCTGTACATGTAGAGTGCCACGGTAcccattgttaaaaaaacaaaacactgcaatttacggcgcacataTTTTGGACTAACTTTAAGTTATTTTCACACGAATTCTGTGAAAACATTCAGTACCATTAATAATTTTTTCGGGCAATTTATCAATGATACTAGTAATAGTgatatcgtcactttacttgcctcagataACATGCTAAGGCCTAACCGACTTCGGAAAAATGAAGTATATTTATTCACGTCGAAAAAGATAGTcttcatttttacatgtaaacaaactgcaccacttcattTCACGGTGCTGctgatggtgtttaaaaaaatatcagaggcAAAGTGAAAGGCAAAGTGAAATGATGATATgtatgtagtaaaatgtccgagaaATTTTTttgattcaaacatttgtaaGTTTTAGGTTTCATTGAAAATGTACTCACAACTGGATCCAAAAATAACTGATGAGGCAAGAAATTTTGGATTTAAGGTAAAGGAAAATTGTGGAGTTtggaaaaatatgtttattgccCCTCCCCATCCGTCAATAAACAACTATAAAGTTTTGAATGTCTTTATTGCAGGCTGTAAAAGATGATTTTGttgcaaactttttaaaagcaACTCTTCCGGAAAAAAGGTTACGTAAAGGGGAGATAGAAAATCTTGAATACTTTAAACAAAACCTAGATAACAAGCCTATAAAGAAAAGGAAACTTAAGGAATCCAAAAGAAAGAGTCTTACATCTCGAGAGCGAAGAAAACTGAAGTTGTTTGACATTCCAAAGGAAGGACATAAGtaatttttacatcttttgCAATGACTTTGTATAATGAAGTTTACCATATTAAAGTCTCTATCATATTTGTTTGCTTTGAAATGAGAGAAAGATcaagttattaattttttttttcagatttgaaACCTATCTACCTATGCATGATCTATGGAAAGAGTACATGAAACAAACTTTGGGGTTGACAGATAAGAGCAAGTAAGAGAACAATTTATGatattgaatattatattttacttatgTCACCGAATTTCCTAGAGtgaaaaatgctttaatttattacacaagtaatatgaaaattttccaTGAATTTCTGGAATATCAAATTCTCTTCCTTAGGGGGTTGATCGTTATAACTTTATGAAATGATGGCCTTACCCCACCCCCACGACCCCTTAAGTGACCTTAAGACTTAAAGCCAATAGGTCAGGGACAAATAATGTTTCTATAAATACATTCTATATTCCG includes:
- the LOC128186522 gene encoding ribonuclease P protein subunit p29-like codes for the protein MYSQLDPKITDEARNFGFKAVKDDFVANFLKATLPEKRLRKGEIENLEYFKQNLDNKPIKKRKLKESKRKSLTSRERRKLKLFDIPKEGHKFETYLPMHDLWKEYMKQTLGLTDKSKPFDQYNCESILKADFHGCFLTVSKSCCPSYIGATGIVIMETKNTFKFITKQDQVKCIPKKGSVFMFEIDGHYITLYGNNFCCQPVLRSTHKFKPKKYVAI